Below is a genomic region from Gemmatimonadota bacterium.
CGCGGACTCTTCGAACTCCACCGGCGGGTAGATGGTCAGGGCATTCAGGACGCTTCGGTGGTTCGTGCGTTCAGAAAAGTTCAACACCAGCGGAGACTCCATGTCCACGGAGGACGAGTCCGGCGCGGGAATCATCGAAGACACGGCAGGCGGGTCTCGATCCGCCGGACCTCCGGAGGGCGGAGCCACCTTCGCGCACCCGAGGAGGGCCACAGCCAGGGTCAGCGCGAGAGCACCGGTCCTCCAGGCTGAAGCGCAAACGACATCGATGCGTGTCATCATAGGATGTACTTGCGCACGTTCTCATCTTCCACGGCCTCCGCGAGACGGTGGCGGACCATCTCCACATCCACCCGAATGCCCTTCCCCGAGAAGCGGTCGGGGATTTCGAAGAGGAACGACTCCAGGAGCGTTGCGAGAACCGTCTGCAGCCTGCGGGCGCCGATGTTCTCCGACGACTCGTTGACCCGGCAGGCCAGATGCGCAATCTCGCGGATGGCTTCGTCGGTGAAGTCCAGCTCCACTCCTTCCGTCTCAAGAAGAGAATGATACTGCTTCACCAACGCGCTCTCCGGTTCCACGAGAATGCGCACGAAGTCCTCTGCGTTCAGTGAAGTCAGCTCCACACGGATGGGAAAGCGCCCCTGGAGTTCGGGAATCAGGTCGGCCGGGCTGGTTCCGTGAAACGCCCCGGCGGCGATGAACAGCACATGGTCCGTGCGCACGACGCCGTGCTTGGTCCGGACAGTGCTTCCCTCGACGATCGGGAGGAGATCGCGCTGGACTCCGGAGCGAGAGACATCCGGCCCCTCTTTCCCCTGTCCACCGACGATCTTGTCGATCTCGTCAATGAAGACAATGCCGGAGGACTCGGCGCGCTCCCGAGCCTCGGTCACGATTCGCTCCTGATCCAGGAGGCCGTCCAGTTCCTCCTCCTGAAGAAGTCGGCGAGCTTCCGCTACCGTCACCTTCCGCCGACGGGGTGCGCGGCTCCCCCCCATCATCTCCTGGAGGTCGATCCCGATCTGCTCCACTCCCTGCTGCGTGAAGAGATCCATCGTGCCGGGGCGTCCAGAGGCGACCTCAATCTCGACTTCGCGATCGTCAAGATCCCCTTCACGGAGGCGAACACGCAGCTTGTCTCGTGCCGCCTCTCGCCGGGACGCTTCCGCGGAGTGCGCCGCCCCATCCGGGGCCTCCGCTCCCGTCGAGGGCGCGTGGGGTGGAGGAGGCGGATAGAGAATGTCCAGGAGCTTCTCGGTGGCAAGATCCAGTGCGCGGGACTCATGAACGGCCCGGGCCTCCGTGCGCACCAGATCGATGGAGAGTTCCATCAGGTCTCGAATCATGGATTCCACATCACGCCCGACATAGCCGACTTCCGTGAACTTGGAAGCCTCCACCTTCACGAAAGGCGCGGCAGCCAGTCTCGCCAGCCGCCGCGCGATCTCCGTCTTCCCCACACCCGTGGGTCCGATCAGGATGATGTTTGACGGCATGATCTCCGCACGCATGGGCTCTTCGACCTGCTGACGCCGCCATCGATTCCGCAGCGCAATGGCGACCGCGCGTTTGGCGGCCGCCTGCCCGACGATGAAACGATCCAGTTCCGCGACCGTTTCCGCGGGTGTGAGGGCGGGGGGACTCAGGGAAGGCGCGATCCCGGGCGGTTCGGTCACAGTTCCACCACCTCGATCTGATCGTTTGTGTAGATACAGATTCCCGCCGCAATGTGGAGCGAATCGCGGGCGATATCGGCCGCGTCGGTCTTTCCCGCGTCGCAATAGGCTCGTGCGGCGGCCAGCGCATAGGAACCACCGGAACCAACCGCCACCAGCCCGTCATCCGGCTCGATCACATCTCCACTGCCGGAGAGAATCAGTGAGTGCTCCCGGTCCATGACCGCCAGAAGTGCCTCCAGCTTTCGGAGTATGCGATCGCTGCGCCACTCCTGCGCAAGTTCTACCGCGGCGCGGTGCACGCGCCCATTGAACTCGGAGAGACGCTTCTCGAACTTGGAGAAGAGGGCGAAGGCATCCGCAGCGCTTCCAGAAAAACCGCACAGGACATCCCAGTCCTCCAGGCGTCGGACCTTGACGGCGCCACGCTTGACGACAGTATGTCCGAGAGTCACCTGACCATCTCCGGCCAGCGCCACTCCGCTCTTGGTTCGGACGCCGAGTATCGTCGTGCCGTGATACGCCTCGGTCATCATGCTTCCTCCTCATCCGGTTCTCCGGCGCGCGGGTGAGCGCCGTCGTACGCCTCCTGAAGGCGGCGGCGAGTCACATGGGTATAGACCGCCGTCGTCGAGAGCCGAGCGTGTCCCAGTAGTTCCTGCACCGTGCGCAGATCCGCACCGTGGTCGAGAAGGTGCGTGGCAAAGCTGTGCCGCAGTGCGTGCGGAGAAGCGGTGCCACGCTCTCCGCGCGAAGGAACATACCGGCGAACGATGCGGTGCAGCGATCTCACTGTCAACCGCCCACCCTTCCCATTGGTAAACACAGCGCGCGTCGCATGCTGACTGAGTCCGGTTCGGATGCCGCGTGTCCGGAGCCAGACGATCAAGGCGTCCAGCGAAGCTGCGGTCAACGGAACGATCCGCTCCACATCGCCTTTGCCGGTCACACACAGCGTGCGCGAATGCGTATCGATGTCGCCCACGCTCAGCGCAGCCGCTTCCGCCACACGCAGGCCGCTGCCGTAGAGGGTCTCCAGGAGTGCGCGATCGCGGGGAGGGATCGGAACGGCACGCTGGTCGTCGAGGAGTTCCTCGAGTTCCGCTTCCGGGATGGCCCGGGGCAATCTTCGACGGCGTGCTTTCTCGCGCACATCGAGATCCGGTTCCGTGGTAATCGTCCCCTGCAGGCGTGCAAAGTGAAAGAAGCGCCGAAGCCCGGCTGCCACGCGCGCGAGCGTTCTTCGACCCACGCCCGCATCCCGCAGGCGCGCGAGATGAGCCGAGACAAGAGTCGGGGGAACAGTGTCCGGGAGAGCGTCGGTGCCCGATGCGGACCGGACGAATCGAAGGAATCGTTCCGCATCGCGCAAGTACAGCCGGACGGTGCCGGGTGCCAGTCCGCGGTCGTAGCGCAGGTAACGCTCAAAAGACTGGAGGAGCGCCATCGTTTCAGGAAGAAGGGGCGGCTTCTCTTCAGACATCACATTCCCTCCGCGCGTGTCCGGCAGGAGTGTGGAGCGACCTTGTCGCATCTGTCCAGCCAGGCGTCCAGTGAGGCGAGCGCTCTCTCCCCCACTTTGGCGCCTCGATCGCGCCTGCGCACCGTAGAATCTTCCAGCGGGGGGAAGAGCCCCAGATTCGCATTGGTGGGCCGATAGGCCGGACCGTCATAGGAGGTGGCGAATCGGAGAATGGACCCCAGCGCGGTCTCCGCCGGAAGGGGTTCGCGCATGAAACCGGTCAGGGCGTCAGCGGCGAACATCCCCGCGAGAAGCCCCGTCGCGATCGCTTCCACATAACCTTCCAGACCGGTGAGTTGCCCCGCGAGGAATACGGACGGATTGGATCGGAAGCGAAGGCGGTTGTCCAGAATCCGTGGGGAGTCCAGGTAGGTGTTTCGGTGAACTCTTCCCAATCGCAGGAACTCGGCATGCTCCAGTCCGGGGATCATCCGAAGGATGCGCCGCTGATCTCCATGGCGCATGCGATTCTGGAAGCCGACCAGGTTGTAGGCGGTTCCCTCGCGATTCTCCGGACGAAGCTGGACCACGGCGTACGGCCACCTTCCCGTACTCGGATCGGTCAGTCCCACTGCCCGCATCGGGCCGAACCGCAGCGTGGCGAGTCCGCGGCGGGCGAGGTCATCCACCGGCATGCAGTTCTCAAAGAAACCGGAAGACTCAAAATCGTGAAGCGGCACCGCGTCCGCCGCCAGCAGCGCTTCGACAAAGGCCTCGTACTCTTCGCGGGTGAAGGGGCAGTTGAGATAGTGTCCGGAACCCTGATCCCGGCGGTTGGCCTGGAAAACCCTGCTCTGATCCAGCGAAGAGGCCTGCACGATGGGAGCGGTGGCATCGTGAAAGTGCAGGTGATCGGATCCCGCGAGGCGCATGACCGCGTCCGCGAAGGGCCCGGTCGTCAGCGGCCCGGTCGCCACGATGACGGCTTCGGCCTCCGGCAGCTCCACGACTTCTTCTCTGACTGTACGAATGCGGGCCTCGCCCTCCACGGCCCGGGTGACCGTCTCCGCAAACGCGGTCCGATCCACGGCGAGCGCTGTTCCGGCCTCGACCCGGGACTCCTCGGCGCACGGAAGCAAGGCGGAGTTCAGCCTGCGCATCTCTTCCTTGAGAATCCCACTGGGACGCGTCAGCAACGCCGACTTGAAGGAGTTGGAGCAGACGACTTCCGCAAACAGGCCGGTCGTATGAACTTCGGTTGCGCGGAGGGGGCGCATTTCCCGCAACTCCACCCGGTGCCCACGGCGAGCGACGGTGAGCGCCGCCTCGGAACCCGCCAGGCCTCCCCCGATCACGATTACCCGAGGGGGTCTCCCGGACTCCGAACGATCACGCGCTCCCACAGCACTTCTTGTACTTCTTGCCGCTTCCACACGGGCAGGCGGTGTTCCGGCCGACCTTGGTCGCCGTCGCCGCTCGATGGCCGGTCGGCGGCGGAGGGGGTGCCTGCGCGCGCTGCCTGGACGGTCCGGGCGCACCCGCGCCCACGCGAGCGGGCGCCTCATGGCGGAGGACGCCCGTTGGTGGCGGAGGGGGTTCTTCCAGACGAATCTCCGTGCGCATGATGCGCTCGGCAATCGAGAGGTCGATGCGATCGATCAGGTCCGCGAAGAGAGAGAAGGCCTCTTTCTTGTACTCCAGAAGGGGGTCCTTCTGACCGTACGCTCGCAGTCCGATTCCTTCCCGGAGTCGATCCAGAGAGTAGAGATGGTCCTTCCAGTGATCGTCGAGCGTGCGAAGCGTGACATACCGCTCAAACTGCCGAAACAGCTCCGGCCCGAAACGGCTCTCGCGTTCCGCGAAATACGCCAGGCTCTTCTCTACAGCGGTCTCCTTCAAGCTCTCGGGGGCCGCGCCGTCCTCAAGAGCCTTCGCGAAGTCCAGGTCGATCCCCAGTCGGTGGCCCAACTGATGACGGAGGCCCGTCCAGTCCCACTCCTCGTGGGACTCCAGGCCGGAGGAGGCTGTCGCGTCTTCCACGGTGGCGGCCGCAATGTCGGCGACCAGGTTGCGACACTCTTCCGCCAGATCCGTACCACTCAGACTCATGGCGCGACGGTCATAGATGACTTCGCGCTGCTTGTTCATCACATTGTCGTATTCAAGGAGGTGCTTTCGCGTTCCGAAGTTCTGTTCCTCAACCCGGCGTTGCGCTTTCTCAATGGCGCGGGTGACGAACTTGTGCTCGATGACTTCCCCTTCCTCGAGGCCGAGCTTGTCCATGATCCCCGCGATACGGTCTGAGCTGAAGAGGCGCATGAGATCGTCCTCCAGCGAAAGATGGAATCGAGAGGACCCCGGGTCTCCCTGACGGCCAGCCCGCCCGCGAAGCTGCCGATCAATCCTCCGCGCTTCATGGCGTTCCGTGCCGATGATGTGGAGACCACCGAGATCGGCGATGCCCTGCCCGAGTTTGATGTCCGTCCCTCGCCCGGCCATGTTCGTGGCAATGGTGACCGCGCCGTTGAGCCCGGCGTTCGCCACGATTTCCGCCTCCTTCTCGTGGTGCTTCGCATTCAGCACAGCGTGCGGGATGCGCTTCTGGCGGAGAAAGCGGGAGATCAGCTCCGAGGTCTCGACGGAAACCGTACCGACCAGCACCGGCTGCCCCGCCTTGTGACACTCCTCAATCTCGTCCACGATCGCGGCAAACTTCTCTCGCTTGGTGCGGAGGATCAGATCCTCGTGATCCACTCTTACGATGGGGCGATTGGTCGGGATCACCACGACATCCAGATCGTAGATCTCCACGAACTCCGACTCTTCGGTCTCTGCGGTTCCGGTCATTCCTGCGAGGCGATCGTACATGCGGAAGTAGTTCTGCAGCGTAATCGTGGCAAGCGTCTGATTGTCACGCTCAATGTGGACGCCTTCCTTGGCCTCCAGAGCCTGATGCAATCCGTCCGAGAAACGGCGACCCGGCATCATCCTGCCCGTGAACTCATCCACGATGACGACCTTGCCGTCCTGCACGACATAGTTCACATCCTTCTCGTAAAGCGAGTAGGCGCGAAGCAGCTGGCTCAGGTTCTGGATCTTCTCGGCACGGCCGTCGTAGTCCGCATGGATGGCGTCTCTTCTGGACTGGATCGCCTCGGCGTCCATCTCCGAATCCGTGTCCAGAAGGCTCAACTGTTCCGCAAGATCCGGAAGGACAAAAGTCTCCGGGCTCTTCGGGGAAATCAACTGGCGGCCCTTGTCGGTCAGGTCGCAGTTGTGACGACGCTCGTCGATGGTGTAGAAGAGTTCCTCGTCCAGTTCGTGGAGCGTCTTGTCTCGCATGAAGTCGGTCTCAACTCTGTCGATCAGACGCTTGACTCCTGTTTCCGCCAGGAGCTTCATGAATCGACGATTGCGCGGCGCTCCCCGGCGGACCTTGAGAAGCATTCGCCCCGCGTCATAGCGTGCGTCTTCATCGTCTGACTCCAGATTCGTCCCCGCATCCCCCAGCAACTCGGAGACGAGCGCACGCTGGCTGGAGAAGAGCTTCCGCACCAGGACCTTCATCTCGTCGAATCGATGAGTGTCGCCCTCCACCAGACCCGAGATGATCAGCGGCGTTCGCGCTTCATCGACCAGTACGGAATCCACCTCATCCACGATGGCGAAGGCGTGGCCCCGCTGGACGCGGTCCTCCGCTCGGACGGCCATGTTGTCGCGCAGATAGTCGAAGCCAAACTCGTTGTTCGTGCCGTAGGTGACATCCGCTTCATAGGCACCCCTTCGTTCCGCCGGGCTCTGGCCGTGCTGGATGACGCCGACAGAGAGGCCGAGGAAGCGAAACACCCCGCCCATCCACTGGCTGTCCCGGACGGCGAGGTAGTCGTTGACGGTGACGAGATGCGCGCCTTTGCCTTCCAGCGCGTTCAGATAGAGCGGGAAGATGGCGACAAGGGTCTTCCCTTCCCCGGTCGCCATCTCCGCGATTCGCCCGTCGTTGAGAACCATGGCCCCGACGAGCTGCACATCGTAGGGGATCATGTTCCATTCCACGGAAGTGCCCGCCACATCCCACGACTTCCCCACCAGGCGGGAACAGGCTTCCTTGACCACGGCAAATGCGTCGGGGAGGATGTCCTGCACGCTCTCCCCATTCTGAAGACGGGAACGCAGCGCGGGAGTTTCGGCCTGAAGCTCATCATCGGACAGACCAGCCAGACGCTCACCGGCGGCCAGAACGGCCTGGAGCTTGGGTTGATAGGGCTTCAGCTGGCGATCCTGTTGGGTCCCAAAGACGGCAGCGATCATGCGATTCAGGAAGGAAATGTCGGAACTCCCGAGAACGACACCAGTTCTCCATGTGAAGGGTGATTCAACCTGTGGTCACAATGCCCTCGCCGCCGCGACGAGCGAGGGTAGCGAAGGGGTTCCCGTGGTGTCAAGGGAGCGCCAGCGCGTGGAATGAGCCGGAGAGAGTGCCGACGAAGATCCTGTCTCCGTCGACAGCCGGGGAGCTGTACACCTCCCCGGGGAGTTCATGGACGGCGGCGGCACTTCCATCCGCGAGATTCAACACATGCACCGCTCCGTCATAAGTGGGCGCCACGATGTGCGCTCCGACAACAAGCGGGCGGGCATCGAATCCGCGGCGGCCCTCCGCGGTCCAGAGGGATTCTCCGTTCTCCAGCGCGAGAGCATGCAGGCGTCCTTCGCCGGTCCCGACCAGAACGGTTCTTCCCGCGAAGACAGGTTGCGCGTTGAGGTCCGGTTCGAGGCGACGATCCCAGAGAGGACTCCCGTCGGCAGCGTTGAGGCACGCCACGGTTCCATCGTTGGAGCAGACCACCAGCGCGTTGTTGTCGGGATTCCAGGCGAGGCTGGCCAGAACGGACGCCGGTGTGGGCCTCTTCCAGACGACAGCCCCATCTGTTTCGCGGAGGCAATACACCGTTCCGTCCGCGGATCCCACCGCGACTCGACCGCTCCCGCATACTTCAGGGGTGGCGCGAACTCGACCTTGCGTGCGGGTTCTCCAGCGGCGCGTCCCATCGGCCAGGTCGAAGCAGTATACCGACTGATCGTAGGATCCGATGATCACCGAACCCTCCACCACACACGGACTGGAGACAATGCGCCCGGAGGTGCGGGCCTTCCAGCGCAACTCCCCGAGCACCGGGTCTACCGCGAGGACTTCGCCGGAATAGGTGCCCACGAGCACCAGGCCATCGGCCTGATCGGTGGTCCGGGGCGAGGACCCGATGCCCGAGCCTGCCGACAGCTTCCAGCGAAGGGCACCCGTCGCGGCGTCCAGGTAATACAGTGTGGAATCCCGCGATCCAAAGAGGACGCCACCATCCCACACACACGGAGACGAACTGATGGCACCCCTCGTCCGGAAGACCCATTCGCCGGCTCCGGGATCCGCGGCTTCTTCCGGTCCTGGCGGGACGGCAGCAGGCGGGTTCGGCGGTACGATCGCCGCCGCCTCCTCCTGTGAGGAAGGCGCTTGCCGCGCATCGTCCTCCGCCTCCGGCAGGCCGTTCGCCGGAGAGGAGACGGATCCCGCAACAAACCCAAGCACTCGATTCTCAAGCTCCTCGGCGTTCGGTGTCAGGAAGGCCGGCTCGATCCGCGGCCAGACAGCCAGGAACGCACCCACGAGAAGCGCGAGGCCTGCGACGCCCCCGATGATTCCGGCAAAACGGCGGGACACGCGCCCGGAAGCACCGGCCAGGAGTGCGGCCCGCCGTCGGGGTGGCCCAGATGCGTCCAGGGGGGAGGCGGCGATCGGTTCTGAGCGGACAGCACCCAGGACCTTTCCGCCACGCGCCACGCGAAGCTCAAGTTCTTCGTCAGGCTTGAGACTCAGTACCTGGGGGTCGTCGAGCGGGACCTCCTGTCCCGCCCCTTTCAGGACCATTCGAAACGCGGGAGCCGGATAGGCCCAGACGCGGTTCCCCTGTCCAGCCAGGAACGCGGTGGCCATCCCGGCTCTCCCGGCGGCCGTGGCCATTCGGCGATCCAGTTCCAGCGGTCCATGGGGGTCGTGAAGCGTGCGGAGCACCTTCGATACATCCGTTGCCAGCCCGGAAGGCGACGCGATCAAGATGCCCAGCGATCCCGGGGTGCGCTCATCCTCACGATGCAGTTGGAACTCACCGCTCGGCTCGCCGATGCGGACTCTGAGAACTGGGCGTCTCACAGTGGACTCCTCTCCAGTGACCGCGCTCCGCCTACATCAGAGACTGTATCACTACCCCGGCGACCAGGGGGATTCGGAAGTTGTCATCCACCGGCAGGGGCAGTATCTCCACCACCGACGCCGCCAATGCCCCCGCCAGCAGCACCTCGAGCGGAATCTCCGGCACCAGAAACGCCACTGCGGCGAAGGACACCAGGAAGCCTCCGGCAAATCCCTCCAGTGACTTTCCAAAGAGCTTGGTCCGCCCCCACGCCTTCCCGATCATGGCCGCAAAGGTGTCTCCCACGATGAGATAGATCAATGCCGCGGCGGCCGTGTGAACATCAAAGAGCCAAGTGACCAACAGTGCGCTGATCAAGAGGTAAGTCGAACCCATCACACCACGGGTCTCATGAAGGCGAATGATGCTCCCGAAGAACACGCCGAAATAGGTCCGCAGCTTCGGGTGGTGAATCCTCATGAGATCGAAGATCAGAAACCCCACCCCCACGAGCACAAGGACGCGCCGCGTGACGCCCAACGGGGCATGGAGTATGCCGAGAGGGATGACAATGGAAGCCAGGTGGATGGCCTTTCGCGGTGCTTCCCCCGCCACGCGCCGCGCGGCCTCGGTGAGTTCTTCCTCCAGTTCCTTCCCGTGTTGGATCACCGGAACTCTCCTCATCGAACGAAGGTCTCGATCGTGCGCTTTTCGAAAGTCGAACGGGACGCATAGGTGGCCCGGGCCCTGATCTCCGCAATGTACACGCCCACGGGCACCCGCGCCCCTGAAGAGTCGGTCCCGTCCCAGGTTCCGAACTGCGGTCCGGCAGCGTGTCGCGTGTCGGAGATGAGAACGGCCACCTCCTTGCCCGACACATTCAGCACCCGGAAGGTGACGGTCGAATCCTCCGTGAGCAGGAACGAAAAGGCTGTCGAGCCGTCCGCGGTGGACGCCTGAAAGTCCAGAATGTCCGTCCCCACCCATTCATAGCGCCCTCCCCCCTCTTCGGTCAAAAACACCTGCCCCAGCGGTCGGTGGATCGCGATTCCCCACGGGGACAGGAACTCGCCGGGTTCCGTTCCGCGGCTGCCAAAGCTGTGGAGCGGAAGAAGATCGTGGCGGAACTTGTGGATGCGGTGGCCTTGTGGGTCCGTGGCGTAGATGTTCCCGAGATAGTCCAGATCGATCGAGCGAAACCTGGCGCCGGGAAGGTCCAGTTGTCTCGCGGCGAAGGTGGCATGGAGTTCGCCGGACACCCCGAAGATGCGCAACCGTTCGCCATCCCGGTCCACCACTGCCACGACGCGCTTCCTGCCCCGGAGGAGGCGACCGTCGTCGGGGATGGTCGCCACATCGATCGGTCGGTCGAACGAAACCTCCATGCCGAATGGCACCCGCACGCCCGATTGCCCGTGCAATCGTGACACCACGCCGCGACTGCGGTCGCATACGAGAAAGTCCCCTCTTCCACAGGCCGCAATCCCGGTGGGTTCGAGATAGCCGCCAAAGGCCGCGATCGGAAGAAGTTCCCCCGCCTCGTGCTTCAGGAGCACAACGCGGCCGTTCCCGGTATCGGCGATGGCCACATTCCCGTCGCGGTCGATCGCGACATCTTCCGGGCGGAGAAGACGCCCCTCGCTCCAGTCCGATCCGGTCCAGCAACCGGCACGCATCAGGCTGAAGTTGGTGCAGAGCATCCCACTGTCCTGATCGACGGCGACCAGTGTGACTTCGTCATCATCACGCGATGTCGCGGGATCATCGAGTTCATGAAGCAGCGCCACGCCGATCCCCGCCGGGGCTTTCAATCGCCTCCCGGGAAGGAGGAGCGCCAGCTCGCGAGAGGTGACCCGGCGAATGCCGAAGGTGTGCGCCCGCGGAGGAGGAACGAGCGTCGTGGGCGACGGGGATTCCGCACGGGCGATGCCCTCCCCCGAAGCCGGAAGCAGCGACAGAAGGAGGACGCTAGCGACCGTCCGAAATCGCATCCAGACTGGAGCCCTGCGGACCGTATGCGGCGCGGTAGACCTCCCACGAGCGAGCCACTTTCTGCACATAGCGAAAGGTCTCCCGATAGGTGATGGCCACAACATAACGATCCACATCGAACTCTCCGGCCACTCGATCCCGCCATCGGACCGCGTTCCGCTTTCCCGCATTGTACGCGGAGAGCGCAAGCGCGGACTCCTGATCCAGCTGGTCGAGAAGTGAGCGAAGATAGAAGGCCCCCAGGCGAATGTTCAAATCGGGTCGGAAGAGATCCGTGCGGTCGAAGTTGCGAACGCCCACACGACGCGCGAGATCTCTTCCGGTCGAGGGCATAATCTGCAGGAGGCCTCGCGCCCCCGCCCAGGACACCGCATCGGAATCGAAGCGGCTCTCCTCCCGCATGACCGCGTAGAGAAACAGTGGATCCAGATCATACTCGTGCGCCCACCGTAGCACAGAATCCAGATGGTCGATCGGGTAGAGCAGGCGAAGCAGCCCGGTGGGGAAGTCACCTTCGAAAAGCGAAGTGCCGACAAGCGCCTTGAGAT
It encodes:
- a CDS encoding FlgD immunoglobulin-like domain containing protein — protein: MRFRTVASVLLLSLLPASGEGIARAESPSPTTLVPPPRAHTFGIRRVTSRELALLLPGRRLKAPAGIGVALLHELDDPATSRDDDEVTLVAVDQDSGMLCTNFSLMRAGCWTGSDWSEGRLLRPEDVAIDRDGNVAIADTGNGRVVLLKHEAGELLPIAAFGGYLEPTGIAACGRGDFLVCDRSRGVVSRLHGQSGVRVPFGMEVSFDRPIDVATIPDDGRLLRGRKRVVAVVDRDGERLRIFGVSGELHATFAARQLDLPGARFRSIDLDYLGNIYATDPQGHRIHKFRHDLLPLHSFGSRGTEPGEFLSPWGIAIHRPLGQVFLTEEGGGRYEWVGTDILDFQASTADGSTAFSFLLTEDSTVTFRVLNVSGKEVAVLISDTRHAAGPQFGTWDGTDSSGARVPVGVYIAEIRARATYASRSTFEKRTIETFVR